From one Lotus japonicus ecotype B-129 chromosome 3, LjGifu_v1.2 genomic stretch:
- the LOC130744432 gene encoding uncharacterized protein LOC130744432 yields MVFSLAVRHGGWFGTSPYWHYFGGGRTVLSDMDEDKWSFLDTVDLVQKLGYKEFDLWWVNAEDIAEHIFRRYKTDNDAMELAKYATSNGYNEALLFVETKGVPGFVLGGKKEKEKKQGKTKAVRKSHRLQAVMRKTNNEGQSITIVLSDDDESQNDVVLPDIVPEVFDEVNDETGIEVQVAEIAENETENNAEKEGEKSPEAENLISDIPNQDGENSDSGSDISEENIRLEDSEEERDLGNEDGFPNSTFVEAEALLNEHINQMMLQGKGDDPDYDGGYESEDLESVPTDSDLEELPRRKFPRFNEEDLNADFRFKLGMDFCSLQEFKDALADHAVACGREFSFKKNDSIRCRVVCKTDGCPFVMLCSKVGNKQTYIIKTLIDEHTCARVFDNKSATVKFVKKKLLNKVRIANKITTNEIVDDFRINLGTGITRYKAWKGKKLATEEIDGATELQYTLLWRFANELRRRAAGNTCKMNFVSPRTTLHPRFSRFYMCLDGCKRGFLSGCRPFIGLDGCHLKTKYGGILLSAIGRDANEQYFPLAFAVVELENKDSWMWFMELLMGDIDPARSSRWVFISDQQKGLMEVFKEELLQGCDHRLCVRHLYANLKNKFGGGVLLRNLMMAAAKATYEGAWREKMDLIKQHNAIAYEWLMDKPKSSWCRHAFSIYPRCDVVMNNLSESFNAAILMARDKPILTMMEWIRTYVMGRFPIMMEKLRKHSGQIMPRPLQRMAFEAGKCKNWIPRTVGAATYEVRHSDRSERHVVNINAKKCCCGFWELNGFPCRHAVCAINFHRHDPKDYVEDCYKRAAFRATYENYITPLPGPNQWIVTPNDPVCIMPPLYKRGAGRPKKLRRRDPYDDPNPNKLKRGGSICKV; encoded by the exons ATGGTGTTTTCTTTGGCTGTGCGGCATGGTGGGTGGTTTGGTACTTCTCCTTATTGGCACTACTTTGGTGGTGGTAGAACTGTGCTAAGTGATATGGATGAGGATAAATGGTCCTTCCTTGATACTGTGGATCTTGTCCAGAAATTGGGTTACAAAGAGTTTGATCTATGGTGGGTAAATGCTGAGGATATTGCTGAACACATATTCAGGAGGTACAAGACTGACAACGATGCTATGGAATTAGCTAAGTATGCTACTAGTAATGGTTACAATGAAGCTTTGCTGTTTGTTGAGACTAAAGGTGTCCCTGGTTTTGTGCTTGGtggaaaaaaggaaaaggagaaaaaacaaGGTAAAACCAAGGCTGTGAGGAAGTCACATAGACTGCAAGCAGTGATGAGAAAGACAAACAATGAGGGCCAGAGTATAACTATTGTTTTGTCTGATGATGATGAGTCCCAGAATGATGTTGTCCTCCCAGATATTGTCCCTGAAGTTTTTGATGAAGTGAATGATGAAACTGGGATTGAAGTTCAAGTTGCTGAGA TTGCTGAGAATGAAACTGAGAATAATGCTGAGAAAGAAGGTGAGAAAAGTCCTGAAGCTGAGAATTTGATTTCTGATATTCCCAACCAAGATGGAGAAAACAGTGATAGTGGCAGTGACATTTCTGAGGAAAACATAAGGCTTGAAGACAGTGAAGAAGAGAGAGACCTAGGGAATGAAGATGGGTTTCCAAACTCAACTTTTGTTGAGGCAGAGGCACTGTTGAATGAGCATATCAACCAAATGATGCTCCAAGGTAAGGGGGATGATCCAGACTATGATGGAGGCTATGAGAGTGAGGACCTAGAAAGTGTTCCAACTGATAGTGACCTTGAAGAACTTCCTAGAAGAAAGTTTCCAAGGTTCAATGAAGAGGATCTCAATGCAGATTTCAGATTCAAACTAGGGATGGACTTCTGTTCCCTACAAGAGTTCAAAGATGCTCTAGCTGACCATGCTGTTGCATGTGGTAGGGAATTTAGCTTCAAGAAAAATGATAGCATAAGGTGTAGGGTGGTATGCAAAACTGATGGGTGTCCATTTGTCATGTTATGTAGTAAGGTTGGGAACAAGCAGACATATATAATCAAAACACTTATAGATGAACACACATGTGCCAGAGTGTTTGACAACAAGTCTGCCACTGTTAAATTTGTAAAGAAGAAATTGTTGAACAAGGTGAGGATAGCAAACAAAATAACCACAAATGAGATTGTTgatgactttagaatcaatctAGGGACTGGGATTACAAGATATAAAGCATGGAAAGGAAAGAAATTGGCTACTGAAGAAATAGATGGAGCTACTGAGTTGCAATATACTCTCTTGTGGAGATTTGCCAATGAGCTGAGAAGAAGGGCAGCAGGTAACACATGCAAGATGAATTTTGTGTCTCCAAGGACTACATTGCATCCTAGATTTAGCAGATTCTATATGTGCTTGGATGGATGTAAGAGAGGGTTTCTCAGTGGGTGTAGGCCATTTATTGGCTTGGATGGATGCCATTTGAAGACCAAGTATGGAGGAATTCTGTTGTCTGCTATTGGTAGAGATGCTAATGAGCAGTACTTTCCCCTTGCCTTTGCTGTGGTTGAATTAGAAAACAAAGACAGTTGGATGTGGTTTATGGAGTTATTGATGGGTGACATAGATCCTGCTAGATCATCTAGATGGGTCTTCATTAGTGATCAACAAAAG GGTTTGATGGAGGTGTTCAAAGAAGAGCTTCTACAAGGTTGTGATCACAGATTGTGCGTGAGGCATCTATATGCCAATTTAAAGAACAAGTTTGGTGGTGGAGTCCTTCTTAGGAACTTGATGATGGCAGCAGCCAAAGCTACCTATGAAGGAGCATGGAGGGAGAAAATGGACTTGATTAAGCAGCATAATGCAATAGCCTATGAATGGTTGATGGACAAACCTAAATCCTCATGGTGCAGACATGCATTTAGCATCTACCCAAGGTGTGATGTTGTCATGAATAACCTCTCCGAGTCCTTCAACGCAGCTATTTTGATGGCCAGAGACAAACCTATACTAACTATGATGGAGTGGATAAGAACCTATGTCATGGGGAGATTTCCAATTATGATGGAGAAGCTCAGAAAGCACAGTGGACAGATTATGCCAAGACCCTTACAGAGAATGGCATTTGAAGCTGGAAAGTGTAAGAATTGGATCCCTAGGACTGTAGGTGCAGCTACTTATGAAGTTCGACATTCTGACCGTTCAGAGAGGCATGTTGTTAATATTAATGCCAAGAAATGTTGCTGTGGATTTTGGGAGCTGAATGGATTTCCTTGCAGACATGCAGTTTGTGCAATTAATTTCCACCGCCATGACCCTAAGGATTATGTTGAAGACTGCTATAAGAGGGCTGCTTTCCGGGCAACATATGAAAACTATATCACACCACTGCCTGGTCCTAACCAGTGGATTGTGACACCAAATGACCCTGTCTGTATTATGCCACCCTTGTATAAGAGAGGGGCAGGGAGGCCCAAGAAATTAAGAAGGAGGGATCCTTATGATGACCCTAACCCTAACAAATTGAAGAGGGGGGGGAGCATTTGTAAGGTGTAG
- the LOC130744517 gene encoding uncharacterized protein LOC130744517 — translation MIRLKEITMEDAEISRVLTNSRLASLEEIIKNVSEISKDLQHDEEFGKIWNELNDGLVKGREIELKEAELLAVEFKDELDFISHSIKVQSKIYSGIPGGDNDPNSNYPFPSFVREIAETIKLLSPRDSDEQLEKKFEQLRESLLSLKHRHAIDDQLLSEFKDPINAFPNEVVKNLSQLPRMRVILRKKLKTLMTRSMRLKEMIVEGDVLAEVLINSRLDSLKEIIENFRETIEYWCSLNA, via the coding sequence ATGATCAGGTTGAAGGAGATTACAATGGAGGATGCTGAGATTTCACGAGTTTTGACCAATTCCAGACTCGCTTCCCttgaagaaatcatcaaaaaCGTTTCAGAGATTAGCAAAGATTTGCAGCATGATGAGGAATTTGGGAAGATTTGGAATGAATTGAATGATGGGCTGGTGAAGGGTAGGGAGATTGAGTTGAAAGAGGCTGAGTTGTTAGCTGTGGAGTTTAAGGACGAACTAGATTTCATCTCACATTCTATCAAGGTCCAGTCTAAGATATACAGCGGGATCCCGGGCGGCGATAATGACCCTAACTCCAACTATCCATTCCCTTCCTTTGTCAGAGAAATCGCGGAGACTATCAAACTTCTCTCACCACGCGATTCGGACGAGCAATTGGAGAAGAAGTTTGAGCAGTtaagggagagtttgttgagTTTGAAGCATAGGCATGCTATTGATGATCAACTCTTATCGGAGTTCAAGGACCCCATAAATGCTTTCCCCAATGAGGTCGTCAAGAATCTCTCCCAGCTGCCGCGAATGCGGGTAATCTTGAGGAAGAAGTTGAAGACCTTAATGACAAGGTCGATGAGGTTGAAGGAGATGATAGTGGAGGGTGATGTGTTGGCAGAAGTGTTGATCAACTCCAGACTAGATTCCCTCAAAGAGATCATCGAAAACTTCCGCGAGACAATAGAATATTGGTGTTCTTTGAATGCTTAA
- the LOC130744518 gene encoding uncharacterized protein LOC130744518, whose amino-acid sequence MVVPQVRYVLVPKFAPHLFGNMPEKKELQSNLSNSQFRQFIPCHWKLFQSRLVHPEITLLQFHGIWRKQFDPGINKMDASVSKQESPHSFPCAFIRYSTLTLLGLIWKPFDPGILRQLKSFIVM is encoded by the coding sequence ATGGTTGTGCCTCAGGTTCGATATGTCCTTGTTCCCAAGTTTGCACCCCATTTGTTTGGTAATATGCCTGAGAAAAAGGAGCTGCAATCCAACTTGTCTAACTCGCAATTCAGACAATTTATTCCATGCCACTGGAAGTTGTTTCAATCACGGCTAGTTCATCCAGAAATCACACTCCTTCAATTTCATGGTATTTGGCGAAAACAATTTGATCCTGGCATCAACAAGATGGATGCTAGTGTTTCTAAACAGGAGTCTCCACACTCTTTTCCATGTGCTTTTATTAGATATTCAACACTTACTCTCCTTGGTTTAATTTGGAAGCCTTTTGATCCTGGTATTTTGAGGCAACTGAAGTCCTTTATCGTGATGTGA